DNA from Verrucomicrobiia bacterium:
CGACTGCTCGGACGTCTCGCCGGCGGCGGGGAAATCCCATAGGCCGACGCAGGATGCCCTCAAGGATTCCCAAGCTCTCCGGTCATGGGCACGAACCGCACCGGGAGGATCGAGCGCTGGGCCACCCGACCGTCGCGCTTTTCCAGCAGGTGGAGGCTTTGGCGTCCGGCGGGACCCACCGGGATGACCATGCGTCCCCCCTCCCGAAGCTGGTCCACCAGGGGCTGCGGCACGTGGTCGGGAGCACAGGTGACGATCACCGCATCGAAGGGAGCCTCATCCGGCCAGCCGAGGTAGCCGTCGCCGGCGCGCACGAACACGTTGGTGTACCCCAGGCGCGCGAGGTCGGCTGTGGCCCGTCGGGCCAGCGGATCCACAATCTCGATGGTGTGGACGGTTTGGACCAGGCCGGACAGCACGGCCGCCTGGTAGCCCGAGCCGGTGCCAATTTCGAGGACCCGGTCGGTCGGTCTCGGATTCAACGCCTGGGTCATGAAGGCAACGATGTAGGGCTGGGAGATGGTCTGTCCGTGCCCGATCGGCAGCGGTTGATCGCTGTAGGCCTGGGCGCGCGCGGCAGGTGGCACGAGTTCGTGGCGTGGGACGGCGCCCATGACGTCCAGGACCCGGCGGTTGGTGATGCCGCGGTCCCAGGTGGCGAGCTGCCGCGCCACCATGCGCTCGCGTGCGGCGGCGTAGGGATCGGGAGAGGTGGATTCGCCGGACAGTGCGGCGGATGGCGCGATCCAAAGGACCGCGATTCGGATCAGGCCCGGGAT
Protein-coding regions in this window:
- a CDS encoding protein-L-isoaspartate(D-aspartate) O-methyltransferase — translated: MTFQKIPGLIRIAVLWIAPSAALSGESTSPDPYAAARERMVARQLATWDRGITNRRVLDVMGAVPRHELVPPAARAQAYSDQPLPIGHGQTISQPYIVAFMTQALNPRPTDRVLEIGTGSGYQAAVLSGLVQTVHTIEIVDPLARRATADLARLGYTNVFVRAGDGYLGWPDEAPFDAVIVTCAPDHVPQPLVDQLREGGRMVIPVGPAGRQSLHLLEKRDGRVAQRSILPVRFVPMTGELGNP